One genomic region from Tripterygium wilfordii isolate XIE 37 chromosome 20, ASM1340144v1, whole genome shotgun sequence encodes:
- the LOC119986749 gene encoding ethylene-responsive transcription factor ERF027-like has protein sequence MSLSPRIPHGFNLFFSTQKPTYICVCIYIYIYISCTIPTNIISLLLSLHTLYMADQPNNTQSNIIPTHPSTQTQTPTFDPNFNIPPPTVHQPLFLTSSDKNSSSSSSQEAAQPSNMAPGVTTSRRPQMYRGIRCRSGKWVSEIREPRKTTRIWLGTYPTPEMAAAAYDVAALALKGAEHAVLNFPDCARTYPVPASTSSVDIRSAAAAAAKLKDINIVRGHGSTTDQGGVGEAEILFSNIGGGGGDQEFVDEEELFDMPNLLMDMAEGMLVSPPRISSPVSDESLENSDGDSLWSYF, from the coding sequence ATGAGTCTCTCCCCGCGAATTCCCCACGGTTTCAACCTCTTTTTTAGCACACAAAAAccaacatatatatgtgtatgcatatatatatatatatatataagttgtaCTATACCTACCAATATTATCTCTCTTCTCTTGTCCCTCCACACATTATATATGGCTGACCAACCTAATAACACACAGTCTAATATTATTCCAACACACCCAAGTACTCAAACCCAAACACCAACCTTTGACCCTAATTTCAATATTCCTCCTCCCACAGTGCACCAACCACTGTTTTTGACTAGTAGTGAtaaaaattcttcttcttcttcttcacaagAGGCTGCTCAACCTTCTAATATGGCTCCTGGAGTCACCACTTCTAGGAGGCCACAAATGTACCGTGGAATCCGTTGCCGGAGCGGGAAATGGGTGTCGGAGATCCGGGAACCGCGCAAGACTACCCGTATATGGCTTGGTACATATCCTACCCCAGAAATGGCAGCCGCAGCATATGATGTGGCTGCTTTGGCTCTCAAAGGAGCTGAACATGCTGTTCTGAATTTTCCGGATTGTGCACGGACATATCCCGTGCCTGCCTCCACGTCGTCTGTGGATATACGCAGCGCCGCTGCTGCGGCTGCTAAGTTAAAGGACATTAACATTGTGAGGGGTCATGGAAGTACAACTGATCAAGGTGGTGTTGGTGAAGCTGAAATCCTTTTTAGCAAtattggtggaggtggtggtgatcAAGAATTTGTGGATGAGGAGGAACTTTTTGATATGCCGAATTTGTTGATGGACATGGCAGAGGGAATGCTGGTTTCGCCGCCGAGAATAAGCTCGCCGGTATCCGATGAGTCGCTGGAGAATTCTGATGGAGATAGTCTGTGGAGCTATTTTTAG
- the LOC119987400 gene encoding uncharacterized protein LOC119987400, which translates to MASIAGSSNQKILQKALIIDRRPLMLKDYLLDDLSSCSSSGFKSFPRRQCCTTVRFLLEMDLKSRNSNKNKPVLLKRSRSRAAAATTVSVLHRASEAVAKAVKLLPLPGIRSTTPPSPSLQIKRKKGLLPRSLSRRLWKRSFCRKSDNEGRKKVQKLKSFREFLEEKGNQSDDKSNHLKSTSSFISTVTTATTVTSSRNSTSRSSDSNNNSWSESDFTSNSEKSEIRIQQNDAVAGKKDLPEQISNGVGVTVGEDSIQLQEWPKEEKEQFSPVSVLDCPFQDDEDITSPFHSSLARMEGRKQKLIQKIRRFESLAQLEPVDLAKRIALSEMNDPESLKSPAPPSTNYDEEEKADELVKLVKSRIPSSTLLTSRKVDNVLLDYFQENIGENKTQGKDIQDELLLKEAADWVNGQQELFLGWEVKDGRKLYLKDMEKNGQWRNLEEENQEVGLELEQEIFTNLVIELFDS; encoded by the exons ATGGCTTCAATCGCTGGTTCTAGTAATCAAAAGATATTACAGAAAGCATTAATCATTGATCGAAGGCCATTGATGCTCAAAGATTACCTTTTAGATGATCTCAGCTCGTGTTCATCTAGCGGCTTCAAATCGTTTCCGCGGCGACAATGCTGCACTACCGTACGATTTCTTCTCGAAATGGATCTCAAATCGAGAAATTCAAACAAGAACAAACCGGTACTGCTCAAAAGAAGTCGATCGAGAGCGGCGGCTGCAACGACGGTCTCTGTTCTGCATAGAGCTTCGGAGGCGGTGGCCAAGGCCGTCAAGCTGCTACCGCTTCCTGGAATTAGGTCTACCACTCCGCCTTCACCGTCCTTACAAATTAAGAGAAAGAAAGGACTCCTTCCCCGAAGTTTGTCGAGGAGGCTGTGGAAGAGAAGTTTCTGTAGGAAATCCGACAATGAAGGACGCAAGAAGGTCCAGAAGTTGAAATCGTTTCGTGAGTTCCTcgaagaaaaaggaaatcagTCGGACGATAAAAGCAATCACCTCAAATCCACCTCCTCCTTCATCAGCACCGTAACCACGGCGACGACGGTAACTAGTAGCCGGAATTCAACAAGTAGAAGCAGTGACAGTAACAATAATAGCTGGAGCGAGAGTGACTTCACCAGCAATAGTGAAAAATCGGAGATAAGAATCCAACAAAACGACGCCGTGGCAGGTAAGAAAGATTTACCAGAACAGATCAGCAACGGAGTAGGCGTAACAGTCGGTGAGGATTCCATACAATTACAG GAGTGGCCGAAGGAGGAGAAGGAGCAATTCAGTCCAGTGTCGGTGTTGGATTGTCCATTTCAAGATGATGAAGACATTACCTCTCCTTTCCACTCTAGTCTTGCCCGCATGGAAg GAAGAAAACAGAAGCTCATTCAAAAGATCCGACGATTTGAAAGTCTAGCTCAATTGGAGCCAGTGGATTTGGCAAAACGAATTGCGTTATCAGAGATGAATGATCCTGAATCACTCAAATCCCCTGCGCCCCCTTCTACCAACTACGACGAGGAGGAGAAAGCTGATGAGCTAGTTAAGCTAGTCAAATCAAGAATTCCATCAAGTACCCTCCTTACATCTAGAAAGGTAGATAATGTGTTGTTAGACTACTTTCAAGAAAACATAggggaaaataaaactcaaggtAAGGACATTCAGGATGAATTATTATTGAAGGAAGCGGCGGATTGGGTGAATGGACAGCAAGAATTGTTTTTGGGATGGGAAGTGAAGGATGGTAGGAAATTGTATCTGAAAGATATGGAGAAGAATGGACAGTGGAGAAATTTGGAGGAAGAAAACCAAGAGGTGGGTTTAGAGCTGGAGCAAGAGATTTTTACAAATTTGGTGATTGAGTTGTTTGATAGTTAG
- the LOC119987444 gene encoding sugar transport protein 12-like: MAGGGIAPNSGGKAYPGKLTCRVFGTCVLAAFGGLIFGYDLGISGGVTSMDSFLKKFFPDIYKKEISMLPSDNQYCKFDSQKLTLFTSSLYLAALFSSMVASTVTRLLGRRFTMVSAGILFFIGGLINAVAFNVWMLYIGRVFLGFGIGCANQSVPIYVSEMAPYKYRGSLNIMFQLCITIGILAANVLNYFFAQMSDYGWRLGLGGAMVPAIILTLGSIFLPDTPNSLIERGKRDDAKHMLLKIRGTDNVDEEFDDLVAASDRSRKVKHPWKNIFQRKYRPQLTFAICIPLFQQLTGNNVYVFYAPVLFKTMGFGSSASLMSAVITNGVNFLATVVSIIGVDSWGRRTLFLEGGFQMFICQCIITAAISWKFGLDGNPGVLPHWYAYGVVAVICIYVAGFAWSWGPLGWLVPSEIFPLEIRSAAQSINVGVNMLLTFAIAQVSTAMLCHMKFGLFIFFACWVLIMSWFIKKFLPETKGVPIEEMTIVWQKHPYWSKFVGKYEETIEISEKKVSADV, from the exons ATGGCTGGAGGAGGAATTGCTCCAAATTCAGGTGGAAAAGCCTACCCTGGCAAGCTCACTTGCAGGGTCTTCGGAACATGTGTTCTTGCTGCTTTTGGTGGTCTAATCTTTGGTTATGATCTCGGCATATCAG GTGGTGTGACATCAATGGATTCGTTCTTGAAGAAGTTCTTTCCAGATATTTACAAGAAGGAGATATCAATGCTTCCATCAGACAATCAGTACTGCAAGTTTGATAGCCAGAAATTGACATTGTTCACATCTTCTCTCTACTTGGCTGCTCTGTTTTCTTCCATGGTAGCATCCACTGTCACTAGATTGCTGGGAAGACGCTTTACTATGGTGTCTGCTGGTATTCTCTTCTTCATCGGTGGATTAATCAATGCCGTGGCATTCAACGTCTGGATGCTCTACATTGGTCGTGTCTTCCTTGGTTTCGGGATCGGTTGCGCCAATCAG TCGGTGCCAATCTATGTGTCCGAGATGGCACCGTATAAGTACAGAGGATCGCTCAACATTATGTTCCAGCTCTGCATCACAATTGGGATCTTGGCCGCCAATGTGTTGAACTACTTCTTTGCTCAGATGTCTGATTATGGATGGCGTTTGGGTTTAGGAGGTGCAATGGTGCCTGCCATTATACTCACTCTAGGCTCCATTTTCCTTCCTGACACACCAAACTCATTGATTGAGCGCGGCAAGAGAGACGATGCCAAACATATGCTTCTAAAAATCAGAGGTACTGACAATGTTGATGAGGAATTCGACGATCTGGTTGCGGCCAGCGACAGGTCCAGGAAAGTTAAGCACCCATGGAAGAACATCTTCCAGAGGAAATACAGGCCTCAGCTCACGTTTGCAATTTGTATTCCACTCTTTCAACAACTTACTGGCAACAATGTCTATGTGTTTTATGCACCTGTTTTGTTCAAAACTATGGGGTTTGGAAGCAGTGCTTCTCTCATGTCTGCTGTGATTACTAATGGAGTTAATTTCCTCGCCACCGTAGTTTCAATCATAGGTGTCGATAGCTGGGGACGAAGAACCCTTTTCCTTGAAGGAGGATTTCAAATGTTCATTTGCCAG TGTATCATCACGGCTGCAATTTCTTGGAAATTCGGGCTCGATGGAAACCCTGGTGTGTTGCCCCATTGGTATGCTTACGGTGTGGTTGCAGTTATTTGTATCTACGTTGCTGGGTTCGCGTGGTCATGGGGACCATTGGGATGGTTAGTTCCTAGTGAAATCTTCCCACTTGAGATCAGATCAGCAGCACAAAGTATCAATGTTGGAGTGAACATGTTGTTGACATTCGCGATCGCTCAAGTCTCGACTGCCATGCTTTGTCACATGAAGTTTGGTCTGTTTATCTTCTTTGCTTGCTGGGTGTTGATCATGAGCTGGTTTATCAAGAAGTTTTTGCCGGAGACTAAGGGAGTGCCTATCGAAGAAATGACTATTGTGTGGCAGAAACATCCTTACTGGAGTAAGTTTGTTGGGAAATATGAAGAAACTATTGAGATCAGTGAGAAGAAGGTATCTGCAGAtgtctaa